Part of the Cottoperca gobio chromosome 1, fCotGob3.1, whole genome shotgun sequence genome, TGGGTCTCTAAACCTGCAAGCATTgattttttggccacttgggggcagcgtAATTTATCAATACAAGACTGACTTTTTATGTTGATATGGCGAACATTTTAGCAAACCGTTGCTTATTTACACCTCCAGCAGTCACCGAGCaaccttattatttatttggagcGGTGTTTCTCTCCCAGTGgcgaatgtaagtccaatattcccTCTCTTTTACCATCCgtgtttggtctccaccaattCCTGAGTGAGATTGCCTTTTAGCTGTTAagtgctccactatgttcaccagcaagTTAATACCTttatctgctgtttggtgctgaccAAGTTGTgaaaaccccccaaaaaaacaaataacactgTTCAAGCATAAATAACAAGCATAAATCTCCCTTTTGTGTCGCTTGTCCAAGATAGATTTCTCGTGTGGCGTTTCTTTCGCCTCATTGTGGTGTGCTAAGCCATAATAGGCTCTTTACTGCAGCTTGAGGATGGAGAGCCAGAAACATGGAGCCATCCACACCTAAAAACTAACTTTGTCAAGCTATACAAAGGTGGGATTTAAGTTTGGAGTGTTTACAAAcagtgtttttcagttttagaATATAAAAGAGGTAAATGTACATCCGGTTAACCACCCCACCTCTGTTAAAGAGCCGCGCAAAGCCGCTTCCGTGTGCTTCTGTATGGGACATTCTGAGCTTTTTTGCTGAATACAACTGCCTGCTTCGGCGGAAGAGGATGCTATGAGTGAGTTGAAAAGgaatcaaaacagcaaagtTGTCAGAGAGCTAAACCTtgacaatgagctgaaactcccTCTGGAGCTCTGTAAAGCTGAGGGCAGCTACAGACTCTGGGGATActgtaggttcatcactatCCGCTCCTCTGACGTTGTCATTGGCTACattgttattttgaaaatatcGATCACCGCTTTAAAGCATtgaacaacttttttttaacgTGTTGGCAATTAATAAGTATCCCGAATGAAATGCATTTTGTGCTCTAGCCCTGCACTTTGCACAATCCACCACATAGATTATCAATACTGCAGCGTAGGCctgaaaatattcaaatcagCTCCGCACTTCCTGTGCTCTATGTCTCCGTGCGTCATTCAACCCAACGTCAATCGGATCATTTCACGTCACGCACCATCACTGCTTCTTACCTTAAACTCCCTCACTTGTGTCCCCCGCAGCCTCGTCGTCATCCCCTCACGCCGCCTCAGACCTGGAGCAGGCTCGACCTCAGACCAGCGGcgaggaggagctgcagctccagctggCTTTAGCCATGAGCAGGGAGGAGAGTCAGAAggtaaaacaacacacacacgcacacacacacacacacacacacacacacacacacacacacacacacacacacacacacacgtaatctCATTTAGCTCTGTTAGTGTGACAGCATAccctccctccacacacacaccttcctctgCAGCCACACATGCCTCATTGCCTCTTCCAATAATGACTAATTTTGGTACAAACGTTCTGAACATTCGCCCACCTTAATCGAGCGAGCCCTTCCTTCCCCTGTTACCATAGAGATGGATGAAGACACACTGCTACAGAATGCTTTAAGCCTTAGCCAAAAGGAGCAtgagcaggtacacacacacactacacacctCACCCTTTACCATTCAGTGTCAGCATTTCTTAACCCTGTAGTTTGTGATATGGCTGTTACAGCTTGACTAAAATGCTGATCTGTGGCCATCTAATTTCTTCCTAACTTTTTCTAGCCATCTTACTCCTTTCCAGAACCTCTGGCTCTCCAACACTAGAGCTCAAACCCACGGTTATTTGCATTATTGCTTTATATGCAGATTATTGGATTAATCGATTGGTCTATAAAActtcagaaaatagtgaaaaatgtccatttgaGTTTCTCAAATCCAAAgttatgtctttaaatgtcttgtttagccagtcataaaaacacaatatatttagtctaatatgatataaaacagagaaaagcaggacatctccaAATTTGAGAGGCTAAAAAACAAAATTTCTGCCTTAAaacttactttaaaaaaatcgATTATTCgtctaatcgttgcagctctatcaaacacacatttctcttctctcacagAAGTAATGTTTCATCTTGTACATCGAAATCATCCTCTGCATTCTTTCTCGCTGCGTTGCTCCAAACCAGCCTCGGCTCTTTGTCAACTAAATATTTCATAAGCACAAAAAAGCCACCAGCGCTGCCTTGGTTGCACTAacgcagaagtgtgtgtgtgtgtgtgtgtgtgtgtgtgtgtgtgtgtgtgtgtgtgtgtgtgcgtgcgtgtgtgttcgcATCCACGCTCATAGCCATGGCGATAATGTTGATGATGTCACAATGCCACCCCTGCAGGAGCAGTGCTGTCGCCAAGGAGACGAGTCTCTGTTACAGAAGGCCCTGgatgagagcaggagagagagtcAGTCGGGGACACAGGAGGTGAGCTTTAAAAACGTGTGCGCGCTGCACagcacgtgtgtgtgggtgcatttGTAGGTTGTTTTTTGGCAGGCATTTGGAGAATGAAGTGGAGTTTATAGTGCGGACTGTGCGATAGGGAGAGAAACCAGACAACAAGAAATAGAGCAGCATAATGAGGGAGGTTAGGGAGAGAAacgctagagagagagaggagaaagaggtgCCTGCTGAATGATAATGACTTTGTCTTGTCTAACCTTGAGCTCAGCATGACATTTCCCTGAAAGCACACTTCTTATCTTGTAGCTCACCAGCTCCTTTACTCGTTGGCCTGtcaacaagccaatcagagtCACCATCTGTCTTATGTAAAGGTCTCCGGGTCGCTTGTAATTGGTCATATAATGCTGCTTACGGTAGAAATTTTGGTACTTTTAGGTGCCCCGTAGAAACTGCATGAAAATAAAGACCAGAGGAAAAgaaactgtaaatgtttatctgatgctttaatgaacattttacaacatgcgtacaaatgtttaaaatctgAAAGATCCCATTCAGAAgagctttaaatatatatatatataaaatatatataatataatatatatatatatatatatatataatataatagatatataaaaatactccacttgtaataatattttatttcaatgatTTCGTGCACATCCAGACAGAAGAACATGTAAAGAGTCTGCGCACTAGATAATGCAcccatatacacatatcttactaCCAGCAAGTGACATTTCGAGCATCAAGCGTCGTCTGAACGTGGTAATTAAAAATCTCTCATGGGAACATTATCTCGTGTGCagactcttttttcttttaactttcttatTGAACCCTGATTAGCTTCCAAATTGGATGTGATGTCACGAAATCCTGCTGATATGTGTATCTGATAACTCAGATTTAAGCAGAGAAACTCAGCTCATATCCATGTGAGAacaaactctgcacatacaTCATCCTGCACAGGGAAGCTCAAACATCCAAcaataagcaaaacacatttttacctAGAGGGGACTTTAAATTGCTTTATTAAAAAGATTATTGacgtttcagtgagacaaacgTTCGGGGTTCAAATAATATGAACTGTCAAAATGATTGTGCGTAGGCAAAGCGATGTAAATTCATGTAATTTAACATGCATTAATGTtaaacagatttttttaaataggcgTTTTAAGAGCAAATCAACCAAATAGAAACTCTGTAACCCTTCCCCCCCGATACCTACAAAGTTTAGAATAGACGGTAGCTGGATAGTTGAGGGATCCAAGAAGAGTGCCATTGTTTCTGTTTAAAAGAAATTGTTGATTTGGGAACATTGTTATAATCATGCTGTTAACATGCAACAAGTTTGTGTATGTAAAGTGCGGTAAATGTAAATTCCGTTAACAACAGTTTATGCCCATTTTTTTGCATgtgctaaaataaaatgacttcataacattaacattacatGTTCTTCCTGTAACACCCGCTTAACACGTCATCATAATGAACATGAAGTATGTTGttatacagtatgaacagtTTTTATGATCACATATGAACGCTCACATGACAATGTCAACCTCACATATCGTTTGAtatttatcagaatcagaaatcctttattagtcccacaacgggggaAATTGAccttacagcaaaagaacaagaaagtaaagtggcgagtacacattaattaaatagaatacaatagagtaacagtagtataagtacacagtcgttgataaaaagttgttgAAGTGAATAAGATATTTTCTAATGTGAAAATTCTTGTTTGCGTTTAAATAACCGAAAGGTTTACAAGGCTGCTGTTTTAGGTATATCAACATTTTGTCTATACTGTGACAATCTAAACAAAATGTCACCAGACTGCACCGCTGCCTGCTCTGCTGcgagctgctgctctgccagCTGCTGCAGAGTAAACTACACAGTGGAGTCCAGGCGCAgactgaaaacattgtttttgaatCCCCTCAAGCACTTTTCTCTGCACTATGTCACATTATCTCATTGCCAACATGCACACAGTACCAAACAAAAGATAAAGTATATATATGATGCCAAAGCATCTGTGATACATATAACATGCGTTTTCAGTACAGTAGCAGTGACACGTTGtgcatattcatatttttcttccctttttcctGTTAAGTGCAGAAAGACTTCCAGTGGGATTTTAGCAGATCGTCACTGTATCTGTCATAAACATGTATCCGCAAAACCTTTCACGAGTTTCCAGCTTTAGGACGACGCCTTTTATTTCCGGAAAATTATttggattttttactttatttcgcTTAACAAGTATGAGAATATTGTCAActcataaagaaacacaatctgTCAGGGTGTCTGAGAAATtcagatgtttacattttggtgATAAAGTTTGTAAGTAGcctgtttttttacattcacTTATTTGTATGAGCATTTTGAAGTATCGTATTAGAACATCCGTACGGAAACAGCAACATTCGATTCCTCAGTTGTGCTCAAAATTGTTTTTAAGCTCACTGGAGGTGATTTTTTTGAATTGTTAAAAATGAGTTGATGTGCTAAATGATGATGGAAACGCCTTTCTGACGTAGAGAACATTTAACTCCAATGACTGATCGGCTGTTTCTTTCCGGGTATCCCCTTAACGCGGAAGATCAACTAAAATCTTGGCAAATTGAAACTAATTCCTGAAGAAttgtctccatctttctctcatAGATGGGTTAGATAGTTAAGGCGACTTGATTTGTTTCCGGTTCACAACCTTGacttcttctactcttctaTCCTTTAGCGCCAACAAGTCTACGCTGTACACTAGTTTATTCGCTCCAAATGAATTGATGGAAACGCGCCcaattcacatttcttttttgtgacatttcaaaAGATTGAATGGAAACACGGCTGCTATGTGCAACTTCTCAGGGTTCCTACTTGGGTTTTTTTTATGCCCAAACTGAGAATGGACATGAAAAAACCTGAGTAAAACCGATAAAAAAGCAAAAtggaaactaaataaataataataataatcataataattaatttaatttatgacgagggaagagagggaaaaggaaaaataaataaataaaaataagttctggaccagttggagtctgttgatggagcttgcggtgatgccatatagaagggagttacagtagtcaaggcgggaggaaatgaaggcgtgaatcagtctttcagctgctgggcgGGGGAGAGACGGTCTGATCTTTTGCAATATTGCGGAGATGGTaaaaggaagttttgacaatatggcGGATATGGGGCTCAAGGGAGAGGGTAGGGTCGAAGATCACGTCAAGGTTGCGTGcctgaggagagggggaaacagtgctgccgtcaatggtgagtgtcaggttagaggttttgctgagtgtggatttggagccgatgaggagAAGTTCAGTTTTGCTgctgttaagtttgaggaagttgtgttgcatccagttttttatttctgtgagtCATGATTCGATGTGGTAGAggggtgggttatggggggatttGCTGCTGAGGTAGATCTGAGTGTCGTCGGCATAGCAGTGGATAAATGATGACGTACATAAAGCATGTGATTTTAACATCCACTGAAGCTTCTTCTCCGCTGACGAAACAAAAAATAGCGGACATTATCTTTCACTGTTTGCGGTGCGACTGGGGCTCGTTTCATTTCATCTTGTTGCGCCGTGTTGTTCTGCAATGTTTTCTGGAGAATTGGCGCCAACTATGGTTTATCTTGATGAACAACTCCTAATGATCAAATAACGGCAGCGGATGGAAACAAgcattcattcacattttcttttgcccAATATCTCAAGACtagttttaaatgtacatttggaTAGAAACCTATCGACACAGCATGAGGAAAACATTTCAGCCTAGTCTCCTTCTTGAGTCTCAGCTACTTCATTTAACTAAGATCTGTCAAGCTTAATGTCATATTATAGAAACACACTGACTGCATCATCTCCCATACTCGCCTCCACAGATCTCAACAGGGCCGTATACGTGTCATCCGGCTCTTATTAATAGTCTTGCATGGTTCCAAAACATGCAGTAACACAAATCTGAGAATGTTTGGCACATATTTACAGAGATTTTGTCTCCCTCTGTAGTCAGACATGCTGGACTTGGTGGACATATTTGGCCATCCGTCCGAGGCCCCACCTCAGCCTCGTGACCCTTGGAACTCTGCCGAACCCAGCGGTGACACCTCCTCTGACCCCTGGGACTCTGTAGGTGGGTGGCtcatcacagaaacacacacattctgtgtatttgtgtgtttttaatgcttCACGTTGTGTTTTTGGTCCGTCACAGCGGTTCACTCCAGCACTCCTGTGATTGGTAGCCCTTGGGCGGCCCGTCCCTCATCTTCCAACGCGTCCAACCCTTGGGCTCCATGTGCCgactcacacacagaccccTGGGAAGCAGCGCCCGTCTCCTCCAGTCCTGTCAATCATGAGTGGGACAGCCCAACGGACGGAGGTACCGTTCAGAAACACCAAGCGTCATCAAAATGCATACACAGTATGTTGTAGTTTCCAAAAATGTAAGCGCTTCCCTCTGTCTAACATTGTGGCTGTTTTCTATTCGACAAGCAGATGGTGACGGGGAAGATCTGTCCGCTGCACAGGAAGAGGAGAATCCTAGACAGGAAGCTCCTCAAGTGTCCTCCCCTCAACCTGCTAGTCTCACAGGTAGTTTAGTACAAGAAAGCCAGAGGAACTGTGGATTTGACTACATTTGGATCTTTCAGAAGCAATAAGTCTTGTTCCAGCATGAGCCCACAGACAGCAGGTAGACTGATACACACAAGATGACTGTGGATACACAGAGCAGTCAGACCAAAGGATTAAATCCACGTTTAGCATGTATTGTACTGCAATGCATTAAATGTTCCAGGGAAGGAGTCCATCCTTTAGGGTTGTAATAGTTTTAAACTAGTTGAATTaggttttattctattttagttTTGACTATTTAATTACCGACTTTAGTCTTTAACTACTACACTCACATAAAACTTCAATGTCACAAGAGCTGATtcagtaaaatatattaaagcTTAAAAATTTAACCTGAATTGAATTAACATTCATTCTTACGTTCTGTTTTTTAACCAGGCAGAATcgttttagtttcagttttagTTTACGATAATAACCCCGGGATGGAAACAGCAACACGAACAATCGTGCAATGAAAGATAATTTGACGCAATAGCGCTGTAACAAATCCCTGTATTGCCTTGGTGAAATGTATAACATTACATCATTGATATTGATCATTGGAGTATTGTGCACAGGACACATCTTGTTGGGTTTTCCTTTCATGCGTCACCCATGCAACATATTGCATCATATCACCTCAATATTAatttttaaaaacttgtttCCCTGTTCCTGATGCAGATGCAGAGCTGTTTGTGGTAAAGTCAGACTCCGACCCATTTTCTGAAGCAGATTTTAACCCAGATCCGTTTGGGAACGACCCTCCGGTGAAACCCCAGGTAAACGGACGAGAGTCGGCCAGCCCGGAGATGTTTGACCTTTCCCGGCTAGCACCCCCGCTCAGCGCCCCACATACACGTGTGTGTCGAACTCCAGAGACCTTCCTTGGACCTACGGGAGCCTCGCTGGTCAATTTAGACGCCCTGATATCCTCCAACCCCGCCAGCAAGATGCACAACAACCCCTTCCTCTCAGGTAACAAACAACTGTTGAAGAACTCACGTACTGCACTTAGGGATGGGGATCAAGAACCGTTTTGATATAGTCCGATCCACTGGAATCGGATGCCTCCCAGGTTATCAATTGCTTTCATCGATGTGAAACATGTGACAGAATCACGTTGGAGAAACAAATGCTTCAAGACATGAAATTCAGTGCTGCTTGTAATGTGTGTTAAATGATTGTAATTGTGATTTATTAGGCAGACACCCTGCACTGTGGTAAGACTCAGGGATAATAGAACCGCTGGGTCGGTTAAAGGTTgcagagagcagaagaaaaagaTGCAGCCAGGcacctcttctctctttgttttatttatttgagtgtcatttccataaaacattttagaaagCTGCAGTGAAAACACATTCTGCTTCGTTCGACCGACACATTTGTTCGTGGTTAAATGCATGCTCTGGAGTTACTATAGTGAAAGCTTctttagaaaaatgtattcattcagAAAGGCAATTTAAAGGAGAGATCAAAGAATCCCCTTCTTCCTTCCTACATCCTAATACAACATACACAacagtttatgtttgtgttatgATGCTTGTAAAGGCTGCTTTACAGAACACCTGTGTGGGCCTACTCTTTTCAAGGAATCAATAAGGGAATCGATAATTGGTATCAATAAAATCTTATCAGTTCCCATCCCTAACTGTACTTACAGATACATTgttgtgatattattatttgttttccacCTTCTCAGGTCTGAGTGCTCCGTCTCCCACCAACCCCTTCCACTGCGACCAGCCTCGCCTCACCCTCAACCAAATGCGACCCTCCTCTACATCCCCACTGCCCCCCCACATGCTCTCCTACAGCCCGTCGCTGCCCCTTCCTCTGTCCCACCAGCCTCCcgtcctcccctcctctctcacacaaCCTCACGCCGGACTACTGGACCTTCCCTCCAACCTCCCGCAGCCGCTGCTCCCCCTTTCTCCACGACGGGCGCAGCGCACtcaatcacagacacacagccacAACCCCTTCCTCTGAGACCTCCTGCATCTCTCGAGCTCTGGTCTGCAGAGGGAGATGACAGAATGGACTCTTTTTGGATTAATCTATGCCAAGTAGAATGAGACAAATGAGCCTGAACTGGACTGCGGATCCTGGTCTGATGTCATTGTGCACACTTGAAGCGGATAAAACTCagactggatgtgtgtgtgtgaccgtctAAAGACACATATCAGCTGCTATGTAACCTGAACTCTTGAAGAAAagcaaactcacacacacatacacacacacacacacacacacagatgcactcaggcgcacagacacaaacatgcacacaccacCAAACTAAGAGGGTGTAT contains:
- the epn3b gene encoding epsin-3 isoform X4, whose protein sequence is MTTSALRRQVKNIVHNYSEAEIKVREATSNDPWGPSSSLMSEIADLTFNVVAFAEVMGMVWKRLNDSGKNWRHVYKALTLLDYLLKTGSERVAQQCRENAFTIQTLRDFQYVDRDGRDQGANVREKARQLVCLLRDEERLRQERSQALKTKERMAGGGSGGGAGVYGGIPPSYHPGRRTSQPSMAVLYGEEFSRSRGSPSSFNSSSSSPHAASDLEQARPQTSGEEELQLQLALAMSREESQKEQCCRQGDESLLQKALDESRRESQSGTQESDMLDLVDIFGHPSEAPPQPRDPWNSAEPSGDTSSDPWDSVAVHSSTPVIGSPWAARPSSSNASNPWAPCADSHTDPWEAAPVSSSPVNHEWDSPTDGDGDGEDLSAAQEEENPRQEAPQVSSPQPASLTDAELFVVKSDSDPFSEADFNPDPFGNDPPVKPQVNGRESASPEMFDLSRLAPPLSAPHTRVCRTPETFLGPTGASLVNLDALISSNPASKMHNNPFLSGLSAPSPTNPFHCDQPRLTLNQMRPSSTSPLPPHMLSYSPSLPLPLSHQPPVLPSSLTQPHAGLLDLPSNLPQPLLPLSPRRAQRTQSQTHSHNPFL
- the epn3b gene encoding epsin-3 isoform X1, with product MTTSALRRQVKNIVHNYSEAEIKVREATSNDPWGPSSSLMSEIADLTFNVVAFAEVMGMVWKRLNDSGKNWRHVYKALTLLDYLLKTGSERVAQQCRENAFTIQTLRDFQYVDRDGRDQGANVREKARQLVCLLRDEERLRQERSQALKTKERMAGGGSGGGAGVYGGIPPSYHPGRRTSQPSMAVLYGEEFSRSRGSPSSFNSSSSSPHAASDLEQARPQTSGEEELQLQLALAMSREESQKMDEDTLLQNALSLSQKEHEQEQCCRQGDESLLQKALDESRRESQSGTQESDMLDLVDIFGHPSEAPPQPRDPWNSAEPSGDTSSDPWDSVAVHSSTPVIGSPWAARPSSSNASNPWAPCADSHTDPWEAAPVSSSPVNHEWDSPTDGADGDGEDLSAAQEEENPRQEAPQVSSPQPASLTDAELFVVKSDSDPFSEADFNPDPFGNDPPVKPQVNGRESASPEMFDLSRLAPPLSAPHTRVCRTPETFLGPTGASLVNLDALISSNPASKMHNNPFLSGLSAPSPTNPFHCDQPRLTLNQMRPSSTSPLPPHMLSYSPSLPLPLSHQPPVLPSSLTQPHAGLLDLPSNLPQPLLPLSPRRAQRTQSQTHSHNPFL
- the epn3b gene encoding epsin-3 isoform X2; its protein translation is MTTSALRRQVKNIVHNYSEAEIKVREATSNDPWGPSSSLMSEIADLTFNVVAFAEVMGMVWKRLNDSGKNWRHVYKALTLLDYLLKTGSERVAQQCRENAFTIQTLRDFQYVDRDGRDQGANVREKARQLVCLLRDEERLRQERSQALKTKERMAGGGSGGGAGVYGGIPPSYHPGRRTSQPSMAVLYGEEFSRSRGSPSSFNSSSSSPHAASDLEQARPQTSGEEELQLQLALAMSREESQKMDEDTLLQNALSLSQKEHEQEQCCRQGDESLLQKALDESRRESQSGTQESDMLDLVDIFGHPSEAPPQPRDPWNSAEPSGDTSSDPWDSVAVHSSTPVIGSPWAARPSSSNASNPWAPCADSHTDPWEAAPVSSSPVNHEWDSPTDGDGDGEDLSAAQEEENPRQEAPQVSSPQPASLTDAELFVVKSDSDPFSEADFNPDPFGNDPPVKPQVNGRESASPEMFDLSRLAPPLSAPHTRVCRTPETFLGPTGASLVNLDALISSNPASKMHNNPFLSGLSAPSPTNPFHCDQPRLTLNQMRPSSTSPLPPHMLSYSPSLPLPLSHQPPVLPSSLTQPHAGLLDLPSNLPQPLLPLSPRRAQRTQSQTHSHNPFL
- the epn3b gene encoding epsin-3 isoform X3; translated protein: MTTSALRRQVKNIVHNYSEAEIKVREATSNDPWGPSSSLMSEIADLTFNVVAFAEVMGMVWKRLNDSGKNWRHVYKALTLLDYLLKTGSERVAQQCRENAFTIQTLRDFQYVDRDGRDQGANVREKARQLVCLLRDEERLRQERSQALKTKERMAGGGSGGGAGVYGGIPPSYHPGRRTSQPSMAVLYGEEFSRSRGSPSSFNSSSSSPHAASDLEQARPQTSGEEELQLQLALAMSREESQKEQCCRQGDESLLQKALDESRRESQSGTQESDMLDLVDIFGHPSEAPPQPRDPWNSAEPSGDTSSDPWDSVAVHSSTPVIGSPWAARPSSSNASNPWAPCADSHTDPWEAAPVSSSPVNHEWDSPTDGADGDGEDLSAAQEEENPRQEAPQVSSPQPASLTDAELFVVKSDSDPFSEADFNPDPFGNDPPVKPQVNGRESASPEMFDLSRLAPPLSAPHTRVCRTPETFLGPTGASLVNLDALISSNPASKMHNNPFLSGLSAPSPTNPFHCDQPRLTLNQMRPSSTSPLPPHMLSYSPSLPLPLSHQPPVLPSSLTQPHAGLLDLPSNLPQPLLPLSPRRAQRTQSQTHSHNPFL